The following coding sequences are from one Saprospiraceae bacterium window:
- a CDS encoding RHS repeat protein — protein MKKVFILFVIFGELLTYSTCLLGQTLQQIGDGEHIMKISEMKSIGLGVQRFKDTVYNSDVVSKSGISSSLSEVKILESALVIGFVQQSLADPLAQLDHESSVSMLIKYKKWNRLTTVDSVRIQLSLNYNREQGKNYKAKDFYTIDSVAWAEVKIDTFRTNASWMDGSEQIKLSIQILGSESRTPRTGTAISDSFSLKVKKEFSYIKISFQEQAWASSYDLEWKFIDGYSSEPIQMDKNSTRININKNEYQIPMISSKAKFVARVRGRSIRPDKTTYIGRWSNISSPMSIEAEHIFEQDSKPWQYKTSYLENGIRADQVSFFDGTGKLRQTLTKSNVKGQHIIASESYYDYHGRPVIQALPTPVKPTEKLNVVGGTTGRSLPRTGTRIPTGGQIDRRFIPSGVDLSTGSSRSGSSAGSLFTEINTYLEDVPPLRFIPKLNTNESGEQYSAKDFDRDIPNCSDEILARKMSNNSGTAKYYSSNNDIADLHRDEIPEANGFPFMQVEYTPDNTGRIKRSGLAGEAFQIGSGKDTKYYYAIPSQTELTRLFGREVGDASHYTKQIVKNPDGQIYISYLNSKGQTIASALAGNKPENLEALPDQEIPIDVSYSITSEDHSFNYRQGTSHATKILFIETEGSDLKLRYQINPADVNLAVCAQNVCYDCPKTIVLRIKNSCGQSLMTKRIRIGPFNDGNISNCESSRNIPFDTTLTSLAVGEYHFSKHVEIDEEARKKYIEDFIQRDTACYNPPFTPALPCVNPTACIPCNFEVVDGLPIRLPSSNPLCSKNCLEANYNFDMLHFSMLAGDMRPGGKYGSMDLSSVDSFGVSMFNYLLVFDGFVYRKIPAFGYKDLDGATSWIDITDAAETDYILSSPPEQYKIENGRKYTIPQNIQSFELLKNVWKETWSELLVQFHPEFPLLQWNNKIVSSLHHDESMSKTSKFDAAVEKNYLRVDAGISVDWINSDPFFETASNPVKEDMINRLRQSSPMRDGSYLTIYESVVAQMFCNAPAYANASTMRSCVGENLGRLNSLSEEAKNFAWTTFRAIYQDAKQRIVDSLRNYAINTEFGTVPEGPRKNHLRLAICTGINVQGDCHNCSIATANPSLRYRYRKMQSCFSHSRCIRLDNIPLEGRTVDLNTAKAYADAKLMSSCGKSPQSVVFLAFLNSLVMDKWSSSNKFTGTDISLNDIPPVVIPEMMYSTFPNPSARNYRWSATISGNETFGTSAENKLKATIRDDRGVIQTEMEFKADSKFKWNKIKYFGCIDEHKKNKNIFHLKVFDYSNKVYTIELKLNDVLALKISYNPSYLSTLIGILKKSNLDKNLNEKNALCCLDHLFPEVEIKNKCEQSQQENRQDNLIAAKQARALMLKDSLKVIYTSRCLNGGEESCSLSTKQKSYYFTLFYYDLAGNLTKTIPPLAVRVATGAGTPNHDENLVTRFTYNSQNAKTSKTTPDGGTTKFVYDEVGRIILSQDPVLRASAEANYIKYDSRGRTVEGGTVQAFNNINTIMDAGRTTYSSYRRELDAVTTFKKDYTVTIYDVSTSDRNVLDKFKMKSQSNLRNRVAAVKSFSTGTNLQHAFYFDYDIAGNAREIIQDFANLQSIPGISADIVNNHRIKSIRYKYDVLSGKMNEVAYQEGYSDQFYRWYSYDADLRITSVKTGFSRWEPEIYKDIDARYEYYMHGPVARAVLGSENIQSLDLNYTINGWFKSLNSSSMDNGSSLPDQLSYSLNYFNQDYRGIGHPIASSLSGPSLYSGNISQINIWNKGLDNAERTHQYKYDQMNRLVQSMPNGRNEYRMDLSYDKNGNIQTLDRYDGRGNRFDQLRYQYDPSRKNRLNHILDNSRTRLSGNITDLATQSENNYQYDAKGRLTSDVSEGNIIYHWNNKDRLEQVESNLENLHFKYDALGSRVIKINSNDSEHKYKLLVNDINGNNAATYTLLIDSVVLNSFPIYSGSRIGLMQSNKKLLNNSKLNKWEQLRGSKVYELKNQISDANIQVSDRKCIDGINYNNDIRSATEYYPFGMTMPGRDSSGLTLDYGYQGMAKDNEIKGKGNAYSTEYRQYDPRLGNWNTADPKEFLFENITPYNFVFNNPIVGTDPKGDCPPCWGAAIGLAGGLAAEGVSWAITGNAPDPAGAFLRVAISTGAGALTGGLSTIETFSGSVTVTVGQRVALGIAIEVGSNALQQEVSVNTGEQDEYSGTQLVLSAAFSGAGSAIESRLATRSLARAEARAAEYASTVVQPPSRFIRPSGHIRNTGLRIQARDAQRFADDVSRLVYQPMESSWDETAGAVYDIAANAAQAAMTADPRSSSTAPESPPARSTAPSAPREDSYIFLGLEGSGGRILSREQYRAYQSARHGSSGGGATFFNSDGSVTRQ, from the coding sequence ATGAAAAAGGTATTCATTTTATTCGTAATATTTGGAGAATTGTTAACCTATTCGACTTGTTTGCTTGGTCAAACCTTGCAACAAATTGGTGATGGAGAACATATAATGAAAATTAGTGAAATGAAATCTATTGGACTTGGCGTTCAACGTTTCAAAGATACTGTTTATAACTCCGACGTGGTAAGTAAATCGGGTATAAGTTCTTCATTATCAGAGGTAAAAATTCTGGAATCAGCTTTAGTTATTGGCTTTGTACAGCAATCTTTAGCAGACCCTCTTGCTCAGTTGGATCATGAAAGCAGTGTTAGTATGTTGATAAAGTATAAGAAGTGGAACCGATTGACGACGGTCGACAGTGTGCGTATTCAATTGAGTTTAAATTACAATAGGGAGCAAGGTAAAAATTACAAGGCGAAAGATTTTTATACCATAGATAGTGTGGCTTGGGCAGAAGTAAAAATCGATACATTTAGAACAAATGCAAGTTGGATGGACGGATCAGAACAGATCAAGTTATCAATTCAAATTTTGGGATCAGAGTCCAGAACTCCTAGAACGGGTACTGCAATCAGTGATTCATTTTCTTTGAAAGTAAAAAAAGAATTTAGTTATATTAAAATTTCATTTCAAGAACAAGCTTGGGCTTCGTCTTATGATTTGGAATGGAAATTTATTGATGGCTATTCTTCTGAGCCGATCCAAATGGACAAGAATTCCACCAGGATCAATATAAATAAAAACGAGTATCAAATCCCTATGATTTCTTCCAAAGCAAAATTTGTGGCAAGAGTAAGAGGAAGAAGTATCAGACCTGACAAAACAACTTACATTGGAAGATGGTCAAACATCAGTAGCCCAATGAGTATAGAAGCAGAACATATTTTTGAACAAGATTCAAAGCCATGGCAGTATAAGACGAGCTATTTGGAAAATGGAATCAGAGCAGATCAAGTGAGTTTTTTTGATGGAACAGGGAAGCTGAGGCAGACCTTAACAAAATCCAATGTCAAGGGTCAACATATCATTGCTTCTGAATCCTATTATGACTATCACGGAAGGCCTGTGATTCAAGCATTGCCCACACCTGTAAAGCCCACCGAAAAACTAAATGTTGTAGGTGGAACTACAGGGAGAAGTTTGCCAAGAACGGGCACCAGAATTCCAACAGGAGGGCAGATTGATCGTAGATTTATTCCTTCCGGTGTTGATCTTTCAACGGGCTCAAGCAGATCCGGTTCTTCTGCAGGTTCATTGTTTACAGAAATAAACACTTATTTGGAAGACGTTCCACCATTGCGATTTATCCCAAAACTTAATACAAACGAATCCGGTGAACAATATTCTGCAAAAGATTTTGACAGGGATATTCCAAATTGTTCCGATGAAATTCTAGCTAGAAAAATGAGCAACAATTCCGGAACGGCAAAGTATTACAGTTCGAATAATGATATTGCTGACCTGCATCGAGATGAAATTCCTGAGGCCAATGGATTTCCTTTTATGCAGGTAGAATATACTCCCGATAATACTGGAAGGATCAAACGCAGTGGACTTGCCGGAGAAGCATTTCAAATAGGGTCAGGAAAGGATACGAAGTATTATTACGCAATTCCCTCGCAAACGGAGTTGACACGTCTATTTGGTAGAGAGGTAGGAGATGCTTCACATTACACTAAGCAAATAGTAAAAAATCCTGATGGCCAGATTTATATTTCATATCTAAATTCAAAAGGTCAAACCATTGCCTCTGCTTTAGCCGGTAACAAACCTGAGAATCTTGAGGCATTACCTGATCAGGAAATTCCAATCGATGTGTCGTATAGCATAACTTCAGAAGATCATTCTTTCAATTATCGACAGGGAACCAGTCATGCCACAAAAATTTTGTTTATTGAAACTGAAGGATCCGACTTGAAATTGAGATATCAGATCAATCCAGCTGATGTGAACCTGGCTGTATGTGCTCAAAATGTTTGTTACGACTGTCCTAAGACAATTGTGCTTAGAATAAAAAATTCTTGTGGGCAAAGTTTGATGACAAAAAGAATAAGGATTGGTCCTTTTAATGATGGTAATATAAGCAATTGTGAATCTTCAAGAAACATTCCATTTGATACGACATTGACAAGTTTGGCTGTTGGTGAATATCATTTTTCCAAACATGTAGAAATTGATGAAGAGGCAAGAAAAAAATACATTGAGGACTTTATTCAAAGAGATACTGCATGTTATAATCCGCCATTTACCCCAGCACTTCCTTGTGTCAATCCGACCGCTTGTATTCCATGTAACTTTGAGGTTGTTGATGGTTTGCCGATAAGGTTGCCTAGCTCTAATCCCCTCTGTTCTAAAAATTGTCTGGAGGCAAATTATAATTTTGACATGTTGCATTTTTCAATGTTGGCTGGGGATATGAGGCCCGGAGGAAAATATGGTAGTATGGATCTAAGCAGCGTGGATTCTTTTGGGGTTTCAATGTTCAATTATTTACTAGTATTTGATGGGTTTGTTTACAGAAAGATACCTGCATTCGGCTACAAAGATTTGGATGGAGCTACTTCATGGATAGACATCACGGATGCTGCAGAAACGGATTATATTCTTAGCTCTCCGCCGGAACAATACAAGATAGAGAACGGCAGAAAATATACTATCCCTCAGAATATACAATCGTTTGAATTATTAAAAAATGTATGGAAGGAAACATGGTCTGAACTATTAGTTCAATTTCATCCTGAGTTTCCTTTATTACAGTGGAATAATAAAATTGTAAGCAGTTTGCATCATGATGAATCTATGTCAAAAACCAGTAAATTTGATGCAGCTGTCGAAAAAAACTACTTGAGAGTAGATGCCGGAATCAGTGTTGATTGGATCAATAGTGATCCATTTTTTGAAACAGCATCAAATCCTGTCAAAGAAGATATGATAAATCGATTGCGGCAGTCATCTCCAATGAGAGATGGGTCCTATCTCACTATTTATGAATCAGTGGTCGCACAGATGTTTTGTAATGCCCCTGCTTATGCAAATGCAAGTACAATGAGATCTTGTGTCGGAGAGAATCTTGGACGTTTAAATTCCCTCAGCGAGGAGGCAAAAAATTTTGCATGGACTACCTTTAGGGCAATATATCAAGATGCTAAACAAAGAATTGTAGATAGTCTAAGAAATTATGCAATTAACACTGAATTTGGAACGGTTCCGGAAGGACCAAGAAAGAATCATTTAAGACTAGCTATTTGCACCGGTATTAATGTTCAAGGAGATTGTCATAATTGTTCAATCGCAACAGCCAATCCTTCCTTAAGATATAGATATCGCAAAATGCAGTCTTGTTTTTCGCATTCGCGTTGCATAAGATTAGATAATATACCATTAGAGGGTAGGACAGTAGATCTTAATACGGCAAAAGCCTACGCTGATGCCAAGCTCATGAGCTCATGTGGAAAATCTCCGCAATCAGTTGTATTTCTTGCTTTTCTTAATTCATTGGTAATGGACAAATGGAGTTCATCCAACAAATTTACAGGAACAGATATAAGTCTTAATGATATACCACCTGTTGTGATACCAGAAATGATGTACTCCACATTTCCCAATCCTAGTGCAAGAAATTACAGATGGTCAGCCACAATATCAGGAAATGAAACTTTTGGAACAAGTGCTGAAAATAAACTTAAAGCAACTATTAGAGATGATAGAGGAGTGATACAGACAGAAATGGAATTTAAAGCTGACTCTAAATTTAAATGGAATAAAATCAAGTACTTTGGATGTATAGATGAGCACAAGAAAAATAAAAATATTTTTCATTTAAAGGTTTTTGATTATTCTAATAAAGTTTATACAATTGAGCTCAAACTTAATGATGTATTAGCATTAAAAATAAGTTACAATCCAAGCTATCTATCTACTTTAATAGGAATATTAAAGAAAAGCAATTTGGATAAAAATCTTAATGAAAAAAATGCATTGTGCTGTCTTGATCATTTATTTCCTGAAGTAGAAATTAAAAATAAATGCGAGCAATCACAACAAGAAAACAGGCAAGATAATCTTATCGCAGCAAAACAAGCTAGGGCACTTATGTTAAAGGATAGCCTAAAAGTTATTTATACTTCTCGATGTCTCAATGGAGGAGAAGAATCATGCAGTCTAAGCACAAAACAAAAGTCATATTATTTTACTTTGTTTTATTATGATCTTGCTGGGAATCTTACAAAAACCATTCCTCCATTGGCAGTAAGGGTCGCTACGGGAGCAGGAACTCCAAATCATGATGAAAATCTTGTTACCAGATTTACTTACAATTCGCAAAACGCAAAAACGTCAAAAACTACTCCCGACGGCGGTACTACAAAATTTGTTTATGATGAAGTAGGTAGAATTATTCTTAGTCAAGATCCGGTTCTTAGAGCCAGTGCAGAAGCGAATTATATAAAATATGATTCTCGAGGAAGGACAGTTGAAGGAGGAACTGTTCAGGCGTTTAATAATATCAATACGATTATGGATGCAGGTCGTACAACTTACTCTAGTTATAGACGAGAATTGGATGCTGTCACAACATTTAAAAAGGATTATACTGTAACTATCTATGATGTTAGTACATCAGATAGAAATGTTTTGGATAAATTTAAAATGAAATCTCAAAGTAATTTGCGCAATCGAGTGGCAGCGGTTAAAAGTTTTAGTACCGGAACTAATCTACAACATGCTTTTTATTTTGATTATGATATTGCCGGAAATGCTAGAGAGATTATCCAAGATTTTGCCAATTTGCAAAGCATTCCTGGAATATCAGCAGACATTGTCAATAATCACCGAATCAAAAGTATCCGATACAAGTATGATGTGCTTTCAGGAAAAATGAATGAGGTAGCCTATCAAGAAGGCTACTCAGATCAATTTTACAGGTGGTACAGCTATGATGCAGATCTGCGAATTACTTCTGTCAAAACAGGATTTAGTAGATGGGAACCGGAGATCTATAAAGATATAGATGCTCGATATGAATATTATATGCATGGACCTGTAGCAAGAGCTGTTTTAGGATCAGAAAATATTCAGTCGCTGGATCTCAATTATACAATCAATGGATGGTTTAAAAGTTTGAACAGTAGTTCGATGGATAATGGTTCATCTCTTCCGGATCAATTATCTTATTCATTAAATTATTTTAATCAAGATTATAGGGGAATCGGTCATCCGATAGCTTCTTCATTGTCCGGACCGTCTCTTTATAGTGGCAATATTTCTCAGATCAATATTTGGAATAAAGGCCTGGATAATGCAGAAAGAACACATCAGTATAAATACGATCAAATGAATAGACTTGTTCAATCCATGCCCAATGGAAGAAATGAATACAGAATGGATCTCAGCTATGATAAAAATGGAAACATCCAAACATTGGATCGATACGATGGCAGAGGAAATAGATTTGATCAGTTGCGGTACCAATATGATCCTTCACGCAAAAATAGATTGAATCACATCTTAGATAATAGCAGAACAAGGCTTTCAGGAAATATTACAGATCTTGCAACACAATCTGAAAATAACTATCAATACGATGCAAAGGGAAGATTGACTTCTGATGTGAGTGAAGGGAATATAATATATCATTGGAACAATAAAGATAGATTAGAACAAGTAGAATCAAATTTAGAAAATTTGCATTTCAAATACGATGCTTTGGGGAGCAGAGTGATTAAGATAAATTCTAATGACTCAGAACATAAATACAAATTATTAGTCAATGATATCAATGGAAATAATGCAGCAACATACACTTTGTTAATTGATAGTGTTGTGTTAAACTCATTTCCTATTTACTCCGGAAGTAGAATTGGATTAATGCAGAGTAATAAAAAATTACTTAATAATTCTAAACTCAATAAATGGGAACAATTAAGAGGTTCTAAAGTGTATGAATTAAAAAATCAAATTAGTGATGCCAATATTCAAGTTTCAGATAGAAAATGTATAGACGGAATTAATTATAATAATGACATAAGATCTGCTACAGAATATTACCCTTTTGGAATGACAATGCCAGGTAGGGATTCATCAGGATTGACTTTAGATTACGGATATCAAGGAATGGCAAAGGATAATGAAATTAAAGGTAAAGGAAATGCGTATTCTACAGAATACAGGCAATATGATCCTCGGCTAGGAAACTGGAATACAGCTGATCCAAAAGAATTTTTATTTGAGAATATAACTCCTTACAATTTTGTATTTAATAACCCAATTGTAGGAACAGATCCCAAAGGTGATTGCCCTCCATGTTGGGGTGCTGCTATTGGATTGGCAGGAGGATTGGCTGCAGAAGGTGTAAGTTGGGCTATAACAGGGAATGCACCCGATCCAGCTGGAGCATTTTTGCGAGTTGCTATTTCAACAGGTGCTGGAGCTTTAACTGGAGGTTTATCCACAATAGAAACATTCAGTGGAAGTGTTACAGTGACTGTAGGGCAAAGAGTTGCACTTGGTATTGCAATAGAAGTAGGATCTAATGCCTTACAACAAGAAGTTTCAGTAAATACTGGTGAACAAGATGAATATTCTGGCACCCAATTAGTTCTTTCTGCGGCATTTAGTGGAGCGGGAAGTGCAATTGAATCAAGATTAGCAACAAGATCACTAGCTAGAGCAGAAGCTAGAGCCGCAGAATATGCATCAACAGTAGTCCAACCTCCTAGTAGATTTATTAGACCATCTGGCCATATTAGGAATACAGGTCTCCGTATTCAAGCTCGTGATGCTCAAAGATTTGCAGATGACGTTTCTCGTTTGGTGTATCAACCAATGGAATCTTCTTGGGATGAGACAGCTGGGGCGGTTTACGACATAGCAGCAAATGCTGCTCAAGCTGCAATGACAGCGGACCCTCGATCCTCAAGTACAGCTCCAGAAAGCCCTCCGGCAAGAAGTACTGCACCTTCAGCACCTAGAGAAGACTCTTATATATTTCTGGGACTTGAGGGCTCAGGTGGTAGAATTTTGTCCAGAGAGCAATATCGAGCATATCAAAGCGCAAGACATGGTAGCTCAGGTGGTGGTGCGACTTTTTTTAATAGTGATGGTTCTGTTACAAGACAGTAA
- a CDS encoding ROK family protein, producing the protein MYHWGIDMGGTKIEGVIIRKEPKLEILQRIRVDTEQEFGYDHVLGQFKKLVTLLREKSGLQTSHIGVGTPGTIDSVSKVIKNSNTQCIVGKPMVGDLQELLDCRITMANDANCFAMAEASLGIVPDYLQNPEVVFGVIMGTGVGSGVVVNGKVINGRHGIAGEWGHNRLAEEGPMCYCGHNGCVETFISGPACQSHYKNLTGQTIPMAEIYSRYLLGEPEATQTVQRLVKYFGKAVAIVINLIDPDAIVLGGGLGNLDVLYNEGKDEVKKHLFNKSLETLFLKPKLGDSAGVIGAALL; encoded by the coding sequence ATGTACCATTGGGGAATTGATATGGGAGGCACCAAGATTGAAGGCGTGATCATCCGAAAGGAGCCCAAACTGGAGATCTTACAGCGTATAAGGGTCGACACTGAACAAGAGTTTGGATATGATCACGTTCTCGGACAGTTCAAAAAACTCGTCACACTTCTGCGAGAAAAAAGCGGACTCCAGACAAGCCACATCGGTGTAGGAACACCAGGCACTATAGATAGTGTGTCCAAAGTCATCAAAAACAGTAACACGCAGTGTATAGTTGGAAAACCTATGGTGGGCGATCTGCAGGAACTTCTGGATTGCCGCATTACCATGGCCAATGATGCAAACTGCTTTGCGATGGCAGAAGCCAGTCTTGGAATCGTACCGGATTATTTGCAAAATCCTGAGGTAGTCTTTGGGGTCATCATGGGAACCGGTGTTGGAAGTGGAGTCGTAGTCAATGGAAAAGTCATCAATGGACGTCATGGAATTGCCGGTGAATGGGGTCATAACCGTTTAGCTGAAGAAGGTCCCATGTGTTATTGTGGCCATAACGGTTGCGTTGAGACATTCATCTCAGGACCTGCCTGCCAATCACATTACAAGAATCTGACAGGCCAAACTATTCCCATGGCAGAAATTTATAGTCGGTATCTGTTGGGCGAACCTGAGGCGACACAAACTGTACAGCGATTGGTAAAATATTTTGGAAAAGCAGTTGCCATAGTGATCAATCTTATCGACCCCGATGCAATTGTATTGGGTGGTGGATTGGGCAATTTAGACGTACTCTACAATGAGGGAAAAGATGAAGTCAAAAAACACTTGTTCAACAAATCTCTTGAAACACTTTTTCTTAAGCCCAAATTGGGAGACAGCGCAGGAGTCATTGGAGCAGCCTTGCTGTGA
- a CDS encoding TlpA family protein disulfide reductase, with product MKKNLYIILALIFLAVLVRYFYFKPMLVLGQPCPQFSAMTTTGKSIDLSTYRGKYLLLDFWGSWCAPCRHENPALVMMYERYKGKAYKNATDIEFVSIALERDSFQAVEAIRKDGLIWPDQIIQDQSLSAPLAKLFNIRQIPTKYLIRPDGLIVLSDPSIEDLDDYLAFQTIKN from the coding sequence GTGAAAAAAAACTTGTATATTATTCTGGCTTTGATTTTCCTGGCGGTATTGGTGAGGTATTTTTATTTCAAGCCAATGCTTGTTCTGGGCCAGCCCTGCCCTCAGTTTAGTGCTATGACAACTACCGGAAAATCGATTGATCTCAGTACATACCGAGGGAAGTATCTGCTTCTTGATTTTTGGGGTAGTTGGTGTGCCCCTTGCAGACATGAAAATCCTGCACTTGTGATGATGTACGAGCGCTATAAAGGAAAAGCATACAAGAATGCCACTGACATAGAATTCGTTTCCATCGCTCTGGAGCGCGATAGTTTCCAGGCTGTTGAGGCGATTCGTAAAGATGGACTGATCTGGCCGGACCAAATCATACAGGACCAATCGTTGTCTGCTCCTCTGGCCAAACTCTTTAATATCCGCCAGATCCCAACAAAATATCTGATTAGACCCGACGGGTTGATCGTACTCTCTGACCCCTCTATTGAAGACTTGGATGATTATTTGGCATTTCAGACGATCAAAAACTGA
- a CDS encoding nucleotide exchange factor GrpE, whose product MMNEEKDKIENEILENTEDQTLGSEEADANSMGTKDQNLALQLADQKDKYLRLFAEFDNFRKRSYKEKNDYIKNASQDLVADLLVILDDFERAQKLAEDQKNTEIFPEGMRLIYHKLLLLLKQRGLEAMDSTNVVFDPSLHEAVTEFPAPSEEMKGKVFDTLEKGYLLNDKIIRYAKVVVAK is encoded by the coding sequence ATGATGAATGAAGAAAAAGATAAAATAGAAAACGAAATCCTCGAGAATACAGAAGATCAGACTTTGGGGTCAGAAGAGGCGGACGCCAATTCCATGGGGACTAAAGATCAAAATTTAGCCTTGCAGTTGGCAGATCAGAAGGACAAGTACCTACGCCTTTTTGCTGAATTTGACAATTTTAGGAAGAGGAGCTACAAAGAGAAAAATGACTATATCAAAAATGCCTCTCAGGACCTTGTGGCTGACTTACTGGTCATATTAGATGACTTTGAACGCGCCCAAAAACTTGCCGAGGATCAAAAGAACACTGAGATTTTTCCGGAAGGTATGAGATTAATTTATCACAAACTTTTGCTCTTGCTCAAGCAAAGAGGATTAGAAGCTATGGATAGCACAAACGTAGTATTTGATCCTTCGCTTCACGAGGCTGTAACGGAATTCCCTGCTCCGTCTGAGGAGATGAAGGGTAAGGTGTTTGATACCCTGGAGAAAGGGTATCTACTGAATGACAAAATCATCCGCTATGCAAAAGTGGTGGTAGCCAAATAA
- the dnaJ gene encoding molecular chaperone DnaJ: MTKRDYYEILGVTKSADADAIKKAYRKVAMQYHPDRNPGDKAAEDKFKEAAEAYEVLSDADKKARYDRYGHAGVDPNQGFGGGGSMNMDDIFSHFGDIFGDAGNPFESFFGGRSGRSGSSGQRGTNLRIKVTMSLEEMATGINKKIKVKKQLSCKVCGGSGAKDAKSVRTCSTCHGSGYVRQVKNTFLGQMQTTAPCPTCHGSGQQIANVCNVCRGSGVETGEETIEIQIPAGVEDNMQLSMRGKGNSGSKGGPAGDLLVIIEQKPHETFSRDGSNIHSDLFINFADAALGIQSEVPTLSSTVKIKIPPGTQSGKIFRLKGMGMPSVHGYEKGDHLIHVNIWTPKNLTHEEKIILEKMRGMNNFQPHPGKEEKGFFERMKEFFH, encoded by the coding sequence ATGACAAAAAGAGATTATTACGAGATATTAGGCGTGACAAAATCAGCCGATGCGGATGCTATAAAAAAAGCATACAGGAAGGTTGCTATGCAGTATCATCCCGACAGAAATCCCGGTGACAAAGCAGCTGAAGATAAGTTTAAAGAGGCAGCGGAGGCATATGAGGTGCTAAGTGATGCAGACAAGAAAGCTCGCTATGATAGATACGGACATGCTGGTGTGGATCCCAATCAGGGATTTGGGGGCGGTGGCAGTATGAATATGGACGATATCTTCTCCCATTTTGGAGACATCTTTGGAGACGCCGGCAATCCATTTGAATCCTTTTTTGGAGGAAGGTCCGGTAGATCAGGCTCAAGCGGACAAAGAGGGACCAATCTGCGTATCAAAGTGACAATGAGCCTCGAAGAAATGGCTACCGGCATTAACAAAAAGATAAAAGTAAAAAAACAGCTGTCCTGCAAAGTCTGTGGAGGATCTGGCGCAAAAGACGCTAAGTCTGTTCGGACTTGTAGTACTTGTCATGGTTCCGGATATGTGAGACAGGTCAAAAATACTTTCCTGGGTCAAATGCAGACTACAGCTCCTTGTCCCACTTGTCATGGCTCGGGTCAGCAGATCGCCAATGTGTGTAATGTCTGCAGAGGAAGTGGAGTGGAGACCGGAGAAGAAACTATCGAAATCCAAATCCCTGCTGGTGTAGAAGACAATATGCAACTATCCATGAGGGGTAAGGGAAATTCTGGGAGCAAAGGAGGTCCCGCAGGAGATCTTCTCGTCATCATCGAACAAAAACCGCATGAGACTTTTTCTCGGGATGGCTCCAACATTCACAGCGATTTATTCATCAATTTCGCAGATGCAGCGCTCGGAATACAATCCGAAGTTCCCACATTATCATCGACAGTAAAAATCAAAATTCCCCCCGGGACGCAAAGCGGTAAAATTTTCCGTCTCAAAGGAATGGGTATGCCTTCTGTACATGGCTATGAAAAAGGAGACCACCTCATCCATGTCAATATCTGGACACCTAAAAATCTTACACACGAGGAGAAGATTATTCTTGAGAAGATGAGAGGAATGAACAATTTTCAGCCACATCCGGGTAAGGAAGAGAAAGGCTTTTTTGAACGAATGAAGGAGTTTTTTCATTAG
- a CDS encoding gliding motility lipoprotein GldH, translating to MKIGIVYLSISLMLVIFSLQSCQSDRVYSNSIDIQDEKWTYNQVLEFEWNIEDTASLYRLLLVVDHDLSIPFQNIYVRCKTVYPDQTLISATDVSLELLQENGKPYGECTTGANCKLELLLQEKARFPQLGKYKLSIQQNSRVDPYIGLKKIGLQVFKLGQKDQK from the coding sequence ATGAAAATCGGAATTGTTTACCTGTCGATCAGCCTTATGCTGGTAATATTCAGTTTGCAGAGCTGCCAATCAGACAGAGTTTATTCAAATTCTATTGATATTCAAGATGAAAAATGGACTTATAACCAAGTTCTGGAATTTGAATGGAATATTGAGGATACAGCATCACTCTATCGACTCCTTCTTGTTGTAGATCATGACTTGAGTATTCCTTTTCAAAATATTTATGTCAGATGTAAGACAGTTTATCCTGACCAAACACTCATTTCAGCGACAGATGTTTCATTGGAGCTGCTTCAGGAAAATGGTAAACCTTACGGGGAATGTACGACAGGAGCTAATTGTAAATTAGAACTGCTCTTGCAGGAAAAAGCCAGATTTCCTCAATTGGGAAAATACAAATTAAGTATTCAACAAAATTCTCGTGTAGATCCTTACATTGGCCTAAAGAAAATTGGACTTCAGGTATTTAAATTAGGACAGAAAGATCAAAAGTAA